GGAAACAGATGAAGATTACTAAGTTTCATCTGATCATTTAGTATTGCTACAAAAAGTGTGTCTGCTTCACTGATTATTAAACTCTTTAATATTGAGTTAAACCGGTATGAGTTTCGTAACTCAAAATCTGTATTTGTTTCTACATGTTTTATTATCCAGTATTTCATTTTCCTTAACCTTTTTCATCGGGACATAGTCTATGCTCCTAGTAATATTGTTTTTTAAATAACTCCCAAGGGCATTAAACCCCTGGGTTATAAATAACAAGAGCAGGCCAAATAGGCCTGCTCTAGATCTCTTTCCGGTTTTCTATCCGGTTAGGCCTGGTCGGCCTCAATTTTTCTACTCTTAGAAATCCTACCTACGCAATAATGATTTTAATTAAAGCCATTATTGCAGTAAATAAAGATCCTCCTCCACCTGAACTTTCGATAATTCTCTTCATAACCGTTCTCCTTTTAGTTAATTGGTCACATGAATAATATATAAGTTGAAATGGATCTGGTGCGATTATTAGGATTGTTGTGGAGGGATTTGTTTATGATGCATAAAGAAAAAGACCTTAATAGAAAATACTGCCATTAAGGTCTTTTTTATTACATGACTAATGCAAGAATTATCTCGATATAAGTTGTATCTGTACCGACAGGGAATGATATTGTTTTACTTTCCCAATTGATATGCATGTTTGCATCAATAGCATCTTCCATGATTATTAATGATTGATTCTCTACAAAATCTTCCCATTTTCTATCAGATAAATTATACCACTTTTTAGAATCATTTTTCATAGGGATAATTGTTTTTGAAGCATCTGGATTAAATGTACAATTTTTTTCATCAATTAAATGTGCAAGTTCTTTTCTGGAATCATTATCTCCATGGTTTAAGAAAACCTGTATCTCTTCTTTTCTTGGTTCTTTTGGATTATTATATATAAAATCCAATAAAGCATCCTTATCAGCATGACCTGAATAATATGCACTCATATTTATAATCTTAGATTTAACATCAGATAATCTACAATCCATATTATTGAACCTTGTATTATGCTTCATATCATTTTCATAAGTATCTAGGTTTGATAAATAATATCCATTAGTGTCTTTTGCCTGATATCCTGTAATAAGAACTGTTGAATCTTCTCTAGTCAAATTTTTATTTAGAATATCAACAATAGCGCCATCATTACACATGCCTGAAGAACCTAAAACAATGGTCTTATGACAAGGGTTATTAGTGTATGAAATTCCACCATTTGTTACACGTATAATATGGTCTTTAATCTCAAGGTGTTTCTTTTTAACTTTATTAGTTTTTTTCTTATAAGATTTATTACTTTCGAGAACTTCACCTACCGTAAAAATATTTTCAATAAGGTCATCATAACTATCAAAACCCTCAAAATCTAAAGTTGAAAATATTGAATCATTTCCATATAAATATTTCTTAGAATTATTTTTGAATTTATATTCTAATAGGCCTTTTTTATATATAGGAATCAGTTTCTCAATTAAAGGAGATGTAATAAAAACTTGTAATTTTATAGGTATGACAATTTCTGATAATAATTCTATAATTATTTGAGAATCGTCATAATCTCTTACATAGCTATAATACTCACCATTTATTAATTTAAATGACTGATCTTTCTCTTCAAGTAAATCGATTAAATATTTAGGGAAATTATCATTATTGATAAATGTGCGTACTTCATCTTCTGATACTTTAAAATAATATTCCTTAAAGTTTAAGAGATAAAATAAATCAAATAAAATTTCTTGGGCTCTATGCAATGAAAAACTAGGAATAATTAAATTTTTACCTACATTGAATGATTCTTCAATTATTGAATTTAATTTCTATAATCGTTGTTTATAATTAAAACATTCCCTTTTTCTAGCGCCATAGGTTGATTCTAAAACAATGAAGTCATTTCCTCTTCCATTATGCGGATATTGATTATCTTTTATTAATAACGATTGCTCATTTTGTAATGTTGATGCTCCAATATCCCCTGAAAATACAATTGTCTTTTTTTCAAAATCTGCTTCTTGCCAAATAAACCCAACTGAGACAGCACCTAAGATATGAGAAGATCTGAGGAAATAAAAGAAAAAATCTTTACCTATAGAAATATGTTGACCCCAACTAAACTTAGAATCTAAATCGACACAGTTAAATTTGATCTGATCTACATCAGAAATTTTGTATAGTTCACCATTAGAGATATTAGCACTATCTAGTAGTATTTCTCTAGCACAATCAGCCGTCATAGAAGTACAATATACTTCCCCTGTATAACCATATTTATAAAGAAGAGGTATTGCTCCACAATGGTCTAAATGTGCATGTGTTAAAATTACCTTGGAAATATTTTTTGCATCAAATGGTAAGTTTTTCAGATTTTGAGCACCTTCTCCCTGATACATTCCACAATCAACTAAAACTGTTTGTTTATTTTCTCCATTTATATATTCTAACATTGAACATGAACCTGTAACTGTCTCAACACCTCCTATAAATCTAACTTTCATTTTCCGAATTTGTAAATCGTTGTTTTCTAATAGCATTTTATCCTCTTTTTTAAAAAATTTTCAAATATCTTATTGCAAAAACCATGCCAAAATTATTGTTAGGTATTTATCGTATAATAAAAGTCTTGTAGGTTTAATAAATCATTGTATTGGTAAATATAACTAATTCTTTTAGTATCGAACTACCACTTCATTTATATATTATCTCCCTGAATACAAATCTAAGGAGAAATAAGATGAATAGTTTAAACTCAGTATTATTAGAAGGGTTCCTTATTGGCGATCCAATTGAAGGAAGAACAGAGCAAGATGAAATGGAATGTACTTTCAATATTTCATCAGAACGATACTACAAAAAAGATGAAGAAATAGTAAAAGAAATGACAACTGTGAGTGTTAAAGTCTACTCGATTTTAGCAGATAGCTGTGCTAGGCATCTACAAAAAGGTAGAGGTGTAAGAGTGGTTGGTAGGCTTAAGCAAGTTTTTGATGAAGATGAGAGCAAAACATCTCAGGTATTAATCCAAGCAGAACACGTTGAGTTTAAACCCATTGTGGTTGCAGGATAAGGTTTATTGAAAAGCACCATAAAAAAATAGTTCATCTGTATGGGTGGATTATTTTTTATAATATCTGAAATATTATTAACAGTGTTGCTCAATTTATTGAATATTGAAAATAAGTTTTAACCCAAAATCAACTTCATGCATTGTTCTTGGTGGTAGAGTACTAACTTTTTCTATTAGCCTTCTTTTGTCTATTGTTGAGATTTGGGAAATATTAATTACTCCATTCTTAGGTAATCCAGATTCTTCAGGTTCTAAAAATATATTTCCAGGTGCATCTGCAAGATTAAGATTTGTAGTTACAGAAGATACTATTATTGTTTGAATATTACTTCTATTAAATGAATCATCTTGTATTATGACAACAGGTCTTTTAAATCCTGGTTCGCTTCCAAATGGAATTCCCAAGTCAGCCCACCAAACTTCACCACGAATCATATTCAGTTGCCTTTCTTAATGATTCAAGCCCTAATTCATTTGTATCTTCAATGTTATTTTCCTTAGAGAATAAGCAATTTAGCTTTTCTGTAATTCGATCTTTACTATGATGCTCAATAAATTCTTTTATTGCTAATACGTATAACTGGCTTCTGGCTAATCCAAGCTCTTTTGCAGTTATCTCAGCATCATTGTAAACGTTATCAGGTATTGAAATTGCAGTTTTCATATTTTAAGTATAACAATAGTATAACAATAAATCAATGTTCAACTAATCATAGCAGATAATTTAATGGATAAAGAGTAAAATTTGTTTAAGAAGACCAACTGTTATTTAACCTCTTAAACTATAGATAAATTTCCTGCTTAATTATTGTATAGACCGTCTGCATATAGCAGCTAAAAACTACAAAAAGACTCATTTAAATTGCTTTATAACTCCCTGAAACCTAGATAAAAGATATTTTACTTCTGTATTACTGATTTAAAACGAGCATACCAAATGGCCTGCCCAAGAACTATTCCGGATATATCCCGGTACAACTAAATTAATATACTAATACCTGAAAGAATCTTCTAAAATATAAAAATCTCTTACCCCATTAAACTATCTCTGTTTTTACTGTTAAGTAGTTTTCATAGTCCTCTAAATAGTCTTTTGCATCATAAAATTGATGAAAATAAGGGTTTAATTTCTAGTTTAGAACGATTTATTAGGTATTAGCTGGTATGTATCTCTTCTAGTCTTACAGCCCTTTTATAAAGTGTCATTAACTTTACTCTGAATCTAATGATATTTTAGCAATAGCAATATCTTCATACAGATCCATGGATTTTTGTATGTACTGATTATATACAAGTGTTTTGTAAGCCCAGTTGGGACTGTATAGCTTTAATGATTTAATTTTATTGGTAATGCTGTATAATTCTACAAGTAAGCTAGTGAGTTTTTCAGAGCCTAATTTTTTCTGGTATTCAAATTTAAGGATAATATCAAATGAACTGTTAATAGAAAACATAGAATGTATTAAGTGGAAATCTTCATGTCGTTTCATTTCATTTATTATTGTGCTGATATAGGTAAAGTTACTCATAGCTATAAAATTACAAACAATATCCAAGTTAAACGATCTTTCACACTCTTCAATCACCCTATACAAATAAATTTTATTTCTACCAGTAAAGAATTGGTAAGAAGCTTCAAACCTGGTAAATAAAGTTCTATCAATAAGATGTTTTTCTTGCATTGCTCTGTCTAATTCTAAATATACCATACAAGTCCTCTTTATTATGTGTTGACAGTTTTTTGTTCTAATAAGCCAATAAATTAATTAAACAGAGTTATTGGCTATTATCAGCTTTAAAAGGATTTAAATATGGTTTTCTTGCATCTAATCAGGAAATGATATTATACCCAGATAAAAAGCTTAATATGGGTTAATTATCCGCTATAAAAGTTAATATAATCGGTTACCGAAGATAAATTAGAGTAATTACCATAGACATAATATTTTATAGTGTAAAGTTGTTAAATACCAGTTAATTACAAGGAGAACACCAACTAAGTTTATGTATGATGTTAAATTATCAGTATTAAGTTTATTAAAACTAATACCAGGTAGTGTTACCCTACCCAGTGATTAAATTTGATTTATAAAACTATTTCTTGATATGTAAAAATACGATGTACTAAATAAGGATTATGAAATGAGTAAAGTCACCTTTAGAGTTTTCACGATTGTATATTATCATAGGTAAAAATGGATAGTTTGAATGATGATTTTGAAATAGGATGATAATTATGGTTTTTAGACCATAAAAGATTGTAGTTCTTTTAAGTACTCGGGTTATAGGGATAGTACTCGTTAAATCTATTGTTATGGAGCTTTGTACAATGTTTTTAGAGAGAGAAAAGAATGATATTGGTGATTATGGAATTAAGTATTAGTTTTTGTATAATGTGACCTTGGTATTGGATTAGAAGTTTAGGTCCATCTTTTCTAAAGGCAGTAGATGAGTAAGGAATATGTTAGTTATAGCTTTATTACTGGTCTTGATTACTGGTTAATAGAAAATACCTAAGCAGTGAACTGAAATAGATTCACTGCTTAGGTATTTATAATGATTTACTACTAGGTTGATAATTACATCTATTGCTGGTAGATAACATTGACTGATAAGAGAGTTGTTCAATAAGAGTTACTGGGATATTGAACAACTCTCTTATCAGTCAATATACTTCGTATAGGACTAACCACTGTTAGTTATATAAACTGTTGTCCTAACAGTGGTTAGTCCTGTTTCTACGTTATATTAATAAAAGAATATATTTATAGGCTCTTTACATTTTAGGCTGACTCTTAATATTTATAAGTTCCTGTGTGGACATGGAATTCTGATTACATTCTAGTAAAATATTATAAAGAAATGGATGCAGGAATTTACAAATTTCAGCATTAATTGGCCACAAAGAATGAGGCTTTAAAACCTCTTTTGTATAGTTGATAAGTAATGGTCTTATATGACTGCAAAATCCGACAGGAAGCTTGTCCAGGTCATTAATATGAATTTCTTTAATGTATTTCCTTTTTAATCTAAATTCAAACCTAGTGATTCTAATAGGACTGCCAATACGATCGCCTCTATCATAAATACAAATAAATGAATCCTGCTGGTCAGCTTTTTCTCCATTTTTTCGATAAGTAACATTATAATCTGTAGAATATATTGAATTCGGTTTATCCTTATAAAATTGTACATGTTTTAAACTACCATTAAAATTATCAATATAGTAAGGGAATTTAGGATGATAAGTATCAAAAGCTAATTCTACAAGCTTTAATTCTGAGTAAACCAAGATTTCATCATATGGTATTGACCTTGAGAAAAGAGGATATTTATCATACATATTTTCATTTATAGCATTAAAAATACTGTTAATAATGCTTATATCATATTTAATTGTAGTATCATGAAAATGGACTCTTTTATGTAAACCGCTTATAAATGTGATTTTATCGTGTGTCTCATAATATTTTATATTATCCCAATTAATCCATTCATTGGGAACCTTTAAAACAATTTGGTCTATAATACAAGGTTTTCTGGCTTCGATAATAAAATTTTTTCTACAAACTTCCCTTTCTTCATGTGTCATTTAAATCTTCCTTCTTACACCATTCGTAGCCAGTGAAACCACCAGTCTAAATATTAAAAACATTCAGGAAGACATTATCACTCCTGAATGTTTTTTATAATTATTTTGCAAAATTTTTTCTAATATTTGACAAATATTAGAAAATATTTACAAAAATCTCAAACATTTTGAATAAGTTTTATACTTATTCCACTCTCAGTATTCTTAGTAATAGTAAGGTCATAGTTTTCTAACATATTCTTACTTATTCCTACAGAAAATTTGTTTTCGACAATTTTCTGAGTTAACAACACAATAAACTCCTTATACTCATCATTAACTATCAGATTGTGATGGTAAAGTTTACTAAATAATTTTATATAGACTTC
Above is a genomic segment from Thiospirochaeta perfilievii containing:
- a CDS encoding MBL fold metallo-hydrolase RNA specificity domain-containing protein: MHRAQEILFDLFYLLNFKEYYFKVSEDEVRTFINNDNFPKYLIDLLEEKDQSFKLINGEYYSYVRDYDDSQIIIELLSEIVIPIKLQVFITSPLIEKLIPIYKKGLLEYKFKNNSKKYLYGNDSIFSTLDFEGFDSYDDLIENIFTVGEVLESNKSYKKKTNKVKKKHLEIKDHIIRVTNGGISYTNNPCHKTIVLGSSGMCNDGAIVDILNKNLTREDSTVLITGYQAKDTNGYYLSNLDTYENDMKHNTRFNNMDCRLSDVKSKIINMSAYYSGHADKDALLDFIYNNPKEPRKEEIQVFLNHGDNDSRKELAHLIDEKNCTFNPDASKTIIPMKNDSKKWYNLSDRKWEDFVENQSLIIMEDAIDANMHINWESKTISFPVGTDTTYIEIILALVM
- a CDS encoding type II toxin-antitoxin system PemK/MazF family toxin, which translates into the protein MIRGEVWWADLGIPFGSEPGFKRPVVIIQDDSFNRSNIQTIIVSSVTTNLNLADAPGNIFLEPEESGLPKNGVINISQISTIDKRRLIEKVSTLPPRTMHEVDFGLKLIFNIQ
- a CDS encoding MBL fold metallo-hydrolase translates to MLLENNDLQIRKMKVRFIGGVETVTGSCSMLEYINGENKQTVLVDCGMYQGEGAQNLKNLPFDAKNISKVILTHAHLDHCGAIPLLYKYGYTGEVYCTSMTADCAREILLDSANISNGELYKISDVDQIKFNCVDLDSKFSWGQHISIGKDFFFYFLRSSHILGAVSVGFIWQEADFEKKTIVFSGDIGASTLQNEQSLLIKDNQYPHNGRGNDFIVLESTYGARKRECFNYKQRL
- a CDS encoding ChpI protein gives rise to the protein MKTAISIPDNVYNDAEITAKELGLARSQLYVLAIKEFIEHHSKDRITEKLNCLFSKENNIEDTNELGLESLRKATEYDSW
- a CDS encoding single-stranded DNA-binding protein, whose protein sequence is MNSLNSVLLEGFLIGDPIEGRTEQDEMECTFNISSERYYKKDEEIVKEMTTVSVKVYSILADSCARHLQKGRGVRVVGRLKQVFDEDESKTSQVLIQAEHVEFKPIVVAG